One Pogoniulus pusillus isolate bPogPus1 chromosome 22, bPogPus1.pri, whole genome shotgun sequence DNA segment encodes these proteins:
- the SMAD5 gene encoding mothers against decapentaplegic homolog 5 — protein MTSMASLFSFTSPAVKRLLGWKQGDEEEKWAEKAVDALVKKLKKKKGAMEELEKALSSPGQPSKCVTIPRSLDGRLQVSHRKGLPHVIYCRVWRWPDLQSHHELKPLDICEFPFGSKQKEVCINPYHYKRVESPVLPPVLVPRHSEFNPQHSLLVQFRNLSHNEPHMPHNATFPDSFQQPNSTPFSISPNSPYPPSPASSTYPSSPASSGPSSPFQLPADTPPPAYMPPDDQMGQDNSQSMDTSNTMIPQIMPNISTRDVQPVAYEEPKHWCSIVYYELNNRVGEAFHASSTSVLVDGFTDPSNNKNRFCLGLLSNVNRNSTIENTRRHIGKGVHLYYVGGEVYAECLSDSSIFVQSRNCNYHHGFHPTTVCKIPSGCSLKIFNNQEFAQLLAQSVNHGFEAVYELTKMCTIRMSFVKGWGAEYHRQDVTSTPCWIEIHLHGPLQWLDKVLTQMGSPLNPISSVS, from the exons ATGACGTCAATGGCCAGTCTGTTCTCCTTTACTAGCCCAGCTGTAAAGCGTCTGTTGGGCTGGAAAcaaggagatgaggaggaaaaatgggCAGAGAAAGCTGTCGATGCTTTGGTTAaaaaactgaaaaagaaaaagggtgcTATGGAAGAACTGGAGAAAGCCTTGAGCAGTCCAGGGCAGCCCAGCAAGTGTGTTACTATCCCTCGTTCTCTGGATGGCCGACTGCAGGTGTCCCACAGGAAAGGCCTTCCCCACGTCATTTACTGTCGCGTTTGGCGCTGGCCTGATCTGCAAAGCCATCACGAGCTGAAGCCATTGGATATTTGTGAATTTCCTTTTGGATCTAAACAGAAGGAAGTCTGCATCAATCCATACCACTACAAGAGGGTGGAGAGCCCAG TTCTACCTCCAGTGTTAGTGCCTAGACATAGTGAATTCaatccacagcacagcctgctagTTCAGTTCAGGAACCTAAGCCACAATGAACCACACATGCCACACAATGCCACGTTTCCAGACTCGTTCCAGCAGCCCAACAGCACTCCATTTTCCATTTCACCAAACAGTCCCTACCCACCatctccagccagcagcacttACCCAAgctccccagccagctctggaccATCCAGTCCATTTCAGCTACCAG CTGATACTCCACCTCCTGCGTATATGCCCCCTGATGATCAAATGGGGCAGGATAATTCTCAATCAATGGACACAAGCAATACGATGATCCCTCAAATCATGCCAAATATATCTACCAGAG ATGTCCAACCTGTTGCCTATGAAGAGCCCAAACACTGGTGTTCAATTGTGTATTATGAATTAAACAATCGTGTTGGGGAAGCTTTTCATGCATCTTCTACAAGTGTCTTAGTAGATGGGTTTACAGACCCCTCCAATAACAAGAACAGGTTCTGCTTAGGTTTGCTCTCCAACGTGAACCGCAACTCGACGATCGAGAACACGAGGCGGCACATTGGGAAAG GAGTTCATCTCTACTACGTTGGTGGGGAAGTCTATGCTGAGTGTTTAAGTGACAGCAGCATATTTGTACAGAGCAGGAACTGCAACTACCACCACGGCTTTCATCCCACAACTGTGTGCAAGATTCCTAGTGGATGCAGTCTGAAAATCTTCAACAATCAGGAGTTTGCTCAGCTCTTAGCCCAGTCTGTCAACCATGGATTTGAAGCAGTGTATGAGCTCACCAAAATGTGCACCATTCGAATGAGCTTTGTCAAG ggctggggagctgagTATCACCGACAGGACGTCACGAGCACCCCGTGCTGGATAGAAATTCATCTTCATGGCCCCCTTCAGTGGCTGGATAAAGTACTCACACAGATGGGTTCTCCTCTGAATCCCATCTCCTCTGTTTCCTAG